In one Nicotiana sylvestris chromosome 8, ASM39365v2, whole genome shotgun sequence genomic region, the following are encoded:
- the LOC104239113 gene encoding protein neprosin-like, whose amino-acid sequence MIYLNYNEVEGLSKKDHEALERQLKLLNKPATEYGDIYDCVSFYQQPAFDHPLLKNHTYHPQMKPSLSPLKRDKISSTSNSCSRIGLKDGGCPMGTVPIRRTTKEDLIRERRFNASYAGGVLHFALEQTINDPNLKISGAGTTSSISNPKVLPNQWSASIVKVDPILYGDTRTRFFSLFKAGTIQCFNTRCPGFVIVNTQIPLDMIFPTSTHGRVFGKRFFIQRDLKNGRRWLRYSHDLTQIGFWPPELFMGLKGFASQAPWGGEAFSSVPTFPPMGSGRFPKFVDTDKDAFCSKISILDSVGNTRDPAVSSFEEAHALYGVANKPITNKEFGHAVFFGGPGSNK is encoded by the exons ATGATTTATCTTAACTATAATGAAGTTGAGGGCTTATCAAAGAAGGACCATGAAGCATTGGAGAGGCAACTAAAACTTTTAAATAAGCCAGCA ACTGAATATGGAGATATTTATGATTGTGTGAGTTTCTATCAACAACCTGCATTTGATCATCCTTTACTAAAGAATCATACTTATCATCCTCAG ATGAAACCATCTCTCTCCCCATTAAAGAGAGACAAAATATCCTCAACATCCAATAGCTGCTCCAGAATCGGGCTTAAAGATGGAGGTTGTCCAATGGGAACAGTTCCTATTAGAAGAACTACGAAAGAAGATCTCATTAGAGAAAGGAGATTTAATGCTAGTTATGCTGGTGGCGTCTTACAC TTCGCTCTAGAACAAACAATAAATGACCCAAATCTCAAGATTTCGGGAGCTGGAACGACAAGTAGTATTTCTAATCCAAAGGTTCTTCCGAATCAATGGAGTGCATCCATCGTGAAG GTGGATCCAATCCTTTATGGTGATACTCGTACTCGATTTTTCTCATTATTTAAA GCAGGCACAATTCAATGCTTCAACACACGTTGCCCTGGATTCGTAATTGTGAATACGCAAATACCTTTGGACATGATATTTCCGACTTCCACACATGGACGCGTATTCGGCAAGAGGTTCTTCATTCAAAGG GATCTGAAAAATGGAAGACGGTGGCTCCGTTATAGTCATGATTTAACACAAATTGGTTTTTGGCCTCCAGAGCTTTTCATGGGATTAAAGGGTTTTGCATCACAGGCGCCATGGGGTGGAGAGGCATTTAGTTCAGTCCCTACTTTCCCTCCAATGGGTTCTGGTCGTTTCCCTAAATTTGTAGACACCGATAAAGATGCATTTTGTAGCAAAATTTCAATTCTTGATTCTGTTGGCAACACTCGGGATCCCGCGGTATCAAGTTTTGAAGAAGCCCACGCCCTATACGGGGTTGCTAATAAACCAATTACCAATAAGGAATTTGGGCATGCTGTCTTTTTTGGGGGTCCTGGTTCTAATAAATAA